The window ACCAACTCTTTTTTTGGCTCTTTAGACGACTATTTAGAACAGGAGATTATGCGTGCTTGTTGAGTTCATGTCGCCATTCATATTTCTTTGGAGTGGTTGGAGTGCCATCTTAAATAGGGATGTGACGTATAATGTGAATGTTGGCATCTAAGACTAACAACTGATCGTTCCACAAATGTTCATTAATCATCGATGTCAATTACCAGAGTTTCCATGCAATTCCGGAATTAGCTTTCAAGAATTCCTTCGTCCATTAAATATTGAAGACAAGTTCGAGCTTGCTCCGATGGCAAAGATTTGCATTCGATGATCTAATTCACAGAGATCGTCGGGCAGGTTTGATACAAGGATCGATCTCCTTCTTTTGTTGACGTTGATATGCTTTATATAGGTGTTGAGTggagtttatgatttgatattaatcatATCAGAAAGAATGTTGAAATCTCTATATAGAGATCTTATGACTGATACGGTTCAGTTGACGCTCGTTTGTAGAGTATAAGTCATCCTCCCGAGGAATCGACAATCATTAAAAGATCGCATACGATCGATCGCATTATAACAGATATAAAAGTCAGTTATCTGACAAATGAGAGGAGACTTTGAAAACCTaattctttcttattttatttttaagtttcggATTGGTCGAATCGAGAAATCCTTCTCTCGATCTCGACTTGAGTGTAGGATTCGGACGATGAAGCCAACGACTTCTTTCACTCGAATTGTATATTAATGTGATAAATAGTagttttgattcttgatttcGGAACTACAAAACTTGTTTGAAAAAATCAATACAATATCTAGAAAAATGAACATCGAAAACCATAAGATTACAGCGTTTCATATCTcaattaattttttctttaattaaataaattacatATATCCGTCGGTCTGCGTCAGTTTTTATTAACGTAAAAAACCTCCGCTGTTTCTTCTCACCCGAATAATCTACCTGGCATTTGATCGAAGGTGGCGACGGCTCGCGTGCGTGTCACTCATGGGGGCCCCACATGCCAATCTCACCTGCAATTGTCACCGGCGTTGATTAATTCTATTAAAGTCTCTATCTTAATAATTGAGCACAATATTAGAAGAAATTAATTTAAATGAAATTATTCCTTTACCAATTCCTCAAGCCCGATTTTAGTACCAATGATCGATATCGTCAATATCTTACGAACAGCAAACTTACGAAGTTATCTCTGCACGTTTGGAACGGGTATTGGCATGGGTCCGTTTGTTCGTGTCCACAGAAATGCTGCTAGTTTAAACACCCTCGTCGGCTTCCTCTCTTTTTATACGTTGCCCTCTTTTGTTCGCTCAAGTCCATTTCAGATTTCCAACTCCTTTCCGGCGGGCGACGGTGACTTCGCTATGGCGTCGGCAAGAGAGGCGAACGTGTACATGGCGAAGCTGGCGGAGCAAGCGGAGCGGTACGAGGAGATGGTGGAGTTCATGGAGAAGGTCGCCGGCGCGGCGGCTGCGGGCGAGGAGCTCACGGTGGAGGAGCGCAACCTCCTCTCCGTCGCCTACAAGAACGTCATCGGCGCCCGCCGTGCCTCGTGGCGGATCGTCTCATCCATCGAGCAGAAGGAGGAGGGCCGCGGCAATCACGACCACGTCGCCGCCATCCGCGCCTACCGTGGCCGGATCGAGGCCGAGCTGTCCTCCATCTGTGCTGGGATACTCCGCCTTCTCGAAGACCGGCTCAtccctgccgctgctgctgcggaCTCCAAGGTCTTCTACCTCAAGATGAAGGGCGACTACCATCGCTACCTCGCCGAGTTCACGACCGGATCCGAACGCAAGGACGCTGCCGAGAACACCCTCGCTGCCTACAAGGCCGCTCAGGTTCCATTCGTTCTCCCTATGTCTCGGTCCCATCGATTTCATATTCTGTTGGAGCAAATTGGGGTAGATCTGCAGCGTAGATAACTTCATCAGCTAGCATTAGGGTTTGGAGCTTTGACTTGTATCAAGCCGACGAATTGATCTCGCAGGACATTTCGTTAGCGGAGTTGCCACCAACACATCCGATCAGGCTGGGGTTAGCATTGAACTTCTCAGTGTTCTACTATGAGATCTTGAATTCACCAGACAGAGCTTGCTCTCTTGCAAAGCAGGTGAGCCAATGAGGTCCTTTTTGCTTCTTATTTTTGTTGCATCAATAATTTTGACGCCTTAAGTGCATAAATTTGCATCACATAGATGGATTTGTTGCATTATCTTGTAGCTCTACATTTGGGTTTTGATCTGCGGGGTTTGATTGGTTTCATGGTGGTCAAGTATGTAAAACATCTTGGAAATTCTTTGGGATTTGTGACAAGTTAATAGTTTTACTGCTTTCTAATATTTGTGTTCTTATTTCTGAAAGTCATAATAATTAAGAACATGATCTAATTgagaatttgaaaaaaaaaatatatgattggtCACATTTACGAGATGAAAATTCAAGGATGCCTGATAGGCTGAGTGAGTAGATGATGTTTAAATTCACTTGCTTATCCATAGTTTTCCTGGTTGGGTTTGAAACCTTGTTGAATTGAGGAAGTATTCTTCATAGGTAGTTTAAGTTATTCCAAACTTCAAGCCGATATATCTGcttgatcttttttattatctCTTCCTTTCATAGTTTTTGTTCTGCCTTAATCAACAGATGCTATTACCGTCACATGTCATTCCTGGTCATCCAGGCACCTATAGAATAATGATCCATAATGTTTTCCTGGCAGTTTGCATTAATAGATCGTCTCCCTTCTCTTTCACAGTCATTGCCTGTATTAGCTTTTATTTTTCAGAACATGTCCCTTTTCTTAGCTCTTCATTTTCAGTGGCACCCTGCCCCATCCCCATTGGAATTTTACCATGTTGTACTCTAGCTTTCTTGTTGTTGAAGCTCTCTCCATCAAACTGGTCATTTATACCACACTTCCAACTCTCGTGGTACCTACAGTACAAGTTCATAAACTATGACTTATTCTAAGGTGTGttgctctttctttttttctctgacTTTACTTATTTTCATGAGATGCATTTTCAGTTGGGACATTTTGACTTGTCGCTGGTGGTGTTTAGCAATTTTTTATAAGGTAAAACAATATATTTTTCTCCTATTTTCAGCATTCTCTTTGGAGAATGGCTGTGTAAGGTCTTCCTAGTGTGAGTGTGTCAGTTTTTTGTGCATCTTATACTTTTTGTATTAGCAGATGTCTATGTTTTGAGTTTGAATGAAACTTCTGACAAATTGGTCTCTTCATGTTATCTTTGACCCTGTGTCTCGTTCTGAGCTGATTGTTCTTCCGTCTTTGTTGACAATTTTTGAAGGTAATCTTATTTTGAAATACAGAAGACTCCAATGATCACGATTTGTGTTTCGAACAATCAAGTGTTTCCTGTTGCCCCCTCTCACATTATTAAACATATGTAAAGGCCTAGATGATCAATTGCTATGACTCTCATGGTCGTTTGGGCATTGAATCTGTGTCATCATCTTTTAGGCTTTCGATGAAGCAATTGCAGAGCTAGATACTCTTGGAGAGGAATCGTACAAGGACAGCACTTTGATTATGCAGCTTCTACGTGACAACCTTACTTTGTGGACCTCAGATATGCAGGTTTTTTGTTTGCTTTAACGAACATTTCCCAAGTTCATCTAAATgacatttcattttcagatttgacCACATCACAAATAACATATTGCTACTTGTTTAATCGTAGGATGATGGCATGGACGAGATCAAAGAAGCAAGCAAGCTTAACGACGAGTAGTAGCTGAAAAGGATCGGCCATAGCTGCTGCTTGTGTTATTTTAAGGTGTTTCAGCTTGCAAATCGACTAGGTTTGTGGCACCTTgtgctattttctttttctttgttttcttttgctCGGGGTTTTTTCTACATCCTTCTTGCGCCTGTTTCCTTTTTCCTGTTACTTGGTTCTCGTTTATCAGTATGTCTTGTTTGCTGCAGCTGTGTTTGCATTTGGGTAGTGCTTATAGACGGACAATGTTTGGGATTTAAGTTCCTTTATTTTATGGGACGACACCATGAGTACATTCTGTATGCAATGTCAAAACCCACTCTGGGTTTTCAGATCCATGAAACAGTCATGGATCTGTTGATGCCTTCTGTTGGTCATTTTGTTGTGCCACTTCTTGTGGGGTATGTTCATGCGGAATGTCTGCCATGTAGTGATGTAAAGAATGTTCCTTGTTCGTAAATCATGTTGCTTGCTTGCTGAAGAAGGTGATAGGTCAGTTTATCaggtaaaataaaataaatgatgttAAGAATGTTCCTCTGAAAAGGAGAGTCTCTCCCACAAACCTTGACATTGTGGGATAACTCTGCATGATTCTGGACTCGAATATTGAAGAAACGAAATCATCGATGCCAATGTCTGGAAGAAGATGCTGTGCTAGAAATCCCACACTCTGGTGGAAGAAAGGCTGCATGGAGTAGAACCAGCAATAATACATGCATATACTtcacttatttttttattcatttatttcccaacagaatcATTTTGGAAGCATAATTGTATCATGATCCGGCGAAGTAAAGGAAAGCTTGAATGCTTGTCATCATTGGCTTACCATCTTTTGGGCGAagtaatccatatatatatatatatatatatatatatatatatatactctaatGGTCCGTCATCGGAATTAAATTAcaagggaatatatatatatatatatatatatatatatatatatatatatatatatatatatatgcttttttTAAATATTAGTCAAACATATATGTGCTGAGTTTAAATTCTGAGGGATATATTTGTAATTTTGCTAAGAAAACGAGAACAGAAACGAAGGAACGTTTgaccgccaagtggatcatcagtcGTTAAATCTGATCAAGCGGCAACGTCGATGGAGTAGAATAATCCGACGCATTGACGACTCGTTCCCCCTCGCTCGCTCTCTCACTTTGTAATCTCCATATCTCGTCTTCGTGGATCCACTGACGACGTGTAGAATAAGACGACGCGGAGCCCGACGAAGCCGTCGCTTTATTAGATGCTCGACTTCAAAGCATGCCGCTTTAGACTGGTAGTCGTGGAAGAGCTCGCGCGATCCCGGAGGAACGCCCGCAAGTTTTGATTCCAGGTGTGATACGTACGCCCTCCCTTTAATTCTTCGTTCCAATAAATGCTTTCCTCTATTCTCACATCCGGTATTTTGGATCTTTTCAAAAGGAGACACAGGTTTAGGGGGTCACGGCGTCTCGATTCCTTACAAGATGCCATTTTTGAATCTTTCGTTCCCGTGAAAGCGCCGGCTTTCTTTTTTGGTCTCCGTCCATGACGAGTTCATCATCTTGCACTCGCTTCTCGTTCGATTTCTACATCGTTCCTCTTTGAATTGTTCTGGTTCTGTTTCTTTCTTCTAGATGAGCGATTAATTTGCCTCTTGGATGTTGCCCGACAAGTCCCGGTACCCTAAAGTCCTCACTTTTCCCCCTGTTTTTGACCGATTGCTCTGGTTTTGAGACCATTTTAGTTGGCTTCGAGTTTCTTTGGATCATTTCTCATCAAGCCCCTATTTCTTGAATCCTTTCTGAGATTTGAACTCTTTTAGTTTGCTTCCGAGTCCTGGATCTCTGAAAGTTCCACCTTTCTCCCTGAAGACTGGTTTCTacgtttttttttttgagaagattggagaggagagaaaagaaaggagacaAAGTTAAAATCTTGAGAAGAAATAGAGAAAAAGATCTGTTATCTTTTCCAATCCTGGTTTCTTTGTGATAGAGGAAGTTCAAGAGGAGTTTTatgtgattcttgtattgccctcATTCTGTTCTTTATCTGATCAAGTCAAGAACTGGAATTCTTATCTTCTTatctatttcctcctcctcctcctcagctcCCCTCGCCTCTCTCTAAATTTAACCTTTTTGGTCTTTTTCGATGTGTACTAGTTTGTGACACCATCTGCGTCGAGGTCTGCCTCCACCAAGATGGCACATAAGAACTCTCCTTTAAGTCCTAGCGGAAAAGGTATGCGATCCAAGTCAACCAAGGGCTCGCCTTCCTCGTTGGATTCTTCGGATTCAAGATCGCTGAAGATTATGCCCTTTGCCAAGACAGCACCGTCGCCTGAGGTAAATTTCCTGTTTCATTATAAGTTGTTGTCTCTGAATGtaatctttcttcttgttttgatgtttggtttcttccagaaacaaaaTGCACGAGTTTCTGATGTGCAACAACAGTTAAGAAAGCTTCGGGAAGAGCTGAAcaaggagaaagaggagaagtCCCGAGCAATCGAAGAGCTCACTGATATGAAAAGAAATGTTGCTTCTCAAAGAAATGGAGGTGAAAACAAGTTGAAGATCGAAGTTTTAGAGAAAGAAGTACAGAAAGCAAAGGAATCGGAAAGAAAACTGCTCGAATCACTTGTGTCTCAGACGAAACTGCTTGAGCAGACAAAGATATCTCTTGAAGAAGCCAAACTCGAGAACAGGTCCCTCCGACAGAGCAACCGAAGCTTGGAGAGTTCTGTAAACCTAGGTAGTCGAAGCAGTAGGAAGTCAGAGAAGCATTTGTTGGGGAATGATCCTTTGCCTATGATTCATGCAGAAGAGGAGATGACGGTGCTAAAAAATGAGCTCAAGTTAGCCACAGAAGCAGAAGAGAAAAGCAAGATAGCCATGGATGGTTTAGCAATCGCCCTGAAAGAAGTAACAACTGAGAACAATCACCTCAAGAGAACACTCAGCGTAGCCCAATCCGAGTTAGAAAAAGTACGAGCAGAAGCAGAGCAATTGAAGTCTTTGCTAAGGAGCATGGAGGAAAAGTTTCAAGCAGCATCAGCAGAATCCGAGAGACTGCAGTTTGAGCTTGAGGAATCTGTTGCTGCTTGGAACGAGAAAGAGAGTAGCTTCATAAACTGTGTTAAGATGTCTGAAGATGAGATCACCAATGCAAAGGCAGAGAACGATAAGTTGTTTGAATCACAAAGAGTGGTCAGGGAAGAGAATGCCAATTTGAGGGACATACTAAAGCATGCTGTGAATGAAGCAAGCATTGTCAAAGAATCCCTAGAGATTGCCAGGAAAGAGAATTCTCAGCTAAAGGATCTGTTAGCTGAGAAGGAAAGTTACTTGCAGAGCTTAAAGCAAGAATATGAGTGCCTCAAGGTGAGTGAAGCTGCAGCCACCGATAGTGTTCAGGGGTTGAAGAGCTTGTTTGCTGCAACATCTACAATGGACTCGAGTACATTAGTCTCTTCATTTGAGAATGAATCGATCATGGTAAGTGACAGTAAAGCCAGTAAATTTTCATCGGAACGTTGGAGTAATGGTAATCCACGGATTCAAAAGGGGCGTAGGCATTCGATCGGAGAACCAGGAAAGTTTAAGGGATCTGTGTATGGAGAAGGAGGCTCACCAGAGCAGAATGGTGTGATATGTGCATCACTTAGTAATGTGTCTGACCTCAGGGATGTTTCCTCCATTGTGGCCT of the Musa acuminata AAA Group cultivar baxijiao chromosome BXJ2-10, Cavendish_Baxijiao_AAA, whole genome shotgun sequence genome contains:
- the LOC103969143 gene encoding putative WEB family protein At1g65010, chloroplastic, translating into MAHKNSPLSPSGKGMRSKSTKGSPSSLDSSDSRSLKIMPFAKTAPSPEKQNARVSDVQQQLRKLREELNKEKEEKSRAIEELTDMKRNVASQRNGGENKLKIEVLEKEVQKAKESERKLLESLVSQTKLLEQTKISLEEAKLENRSLRQSNRSLESSVNLGSRSSRKSEKHLLGNDPLPMIHAEEEMTVLKNELKLATEAEEKSKIAMDGLAIALKEVTTENNHLKRTLSVAQSELEKVRAEAEQLKSLLRSMEEKFQAASAESERLQFELEESVAAWNEKESSFINCVKMSEDEITNAKAENDKLFESQRVVREENANLRDILKHAVNEASIVKESLEIARKENSQLKDLLAEKESYLQSLKQEYECLKVSEAAATDSVQGLKSLFAATSTMDSSTLVSSFENESIMVSDSKASKFSSERWSNGNPRIQKGRRHSIGEPGKFKGSVYGEGGSPEQNGVICASLSNVSDLRDVSSIVAYDEETLISAGFNHTDAKLKKKKTILRRFGDMLRRKHSYKQNSSSL
- the LOC103969142 gene encoding 14-3-3 protein 6 gives rise to the protein MASAREANVYMAKLAEQAERYEEMVEFMEKVAGAAAAGEELTVEERNLLSVAYKNVIGARRASWRIVSSIEQKEEGRGNHDHVAAIRAYRGRIEAELSSICAGILRLLEDRLIPAAAAADSKVFYLKMKGDYHRYLAEFTTGSERKDAAENTLAAYKAAQDISLAELPPTHPIRLGLALNFSVFYYEILNSPDRACSLAKQAFDEAIAELDTLGEESYKDSTLIMQLLRDNLTLWTSDMQDDGMDEIKEASKLNDE